The Silurus meridionalis isolate SWU-2019-XX chromosome 16, ASM1480568v1, whole genome shotgun sequence genome has a segment encoding these proteins:
- the LOC124398726 gene encoding uncharacterized protein LOC124398726 isoform X3 — MKATEESDDTDENPDHAPPKKCSKSTLADFPSDRTARSRVWEYFEYFINPEGELEDYGFPTCKLCQLKVACKRGNTSNMLRHLQENHTFAYQQAKRGDALWVNVDSSDSDMKVDSEEQDLVFSWYDEEKQSEEENNSDVDYSAQWVPAAPRRKRRVRSAVWRYFHHDQDRRPSCKICGWKLTPGSSGSTSNMRHHLQSQHQITCPINKFADLVITLPEGVDPVKLYPPTTPRKSAVWKLFGFVRNSEGVLQENGFPICRLCHQVVASKDGNTSNMYSHLQHHHQAVYAELKLQHTMVPEGVEQTLDVLNTRELHPPVKRRHSPVWKYFGFMRNSEGDLKEDGFPLCKMCHRRVAAKDGNTSNMLNHLRRHHQAEYEEVKLENDTLPRSHSEDGNDLPELFPPSILPLSPVWDYFGYLKNADGLIEDNERPKCKTCRQSIVSKQGILSNMLRHLKFYHDSLFEELKSRTGWRKYRPNKKKSRVLPIQANPDELFPPKMTLKSGVWKHFGYLRNSKGVVVPDGFPICKLCLRKVSTPKGCTTNMMVHLQRYHPNEFTEMRLSGDNNDEQSGDLDSQLELWPPGDILEPVWEHFGYPKDTDGSVQVDGQPTCKLCRFKVSCPGQSTKFLYKHLWKKHSAVYFDIKVATSSLRQEDGQVAPALFPPTHRVKSAVWEHFGYPKDPEGIVVCDGFPTCKLCYLNVSAKGGNTTNMFKHLKDHHRSIFDAIRPSGPEELVQDHSSSNLYTPEGQNSNLWEYFGYLKNPDGTLEEDGAPACKICGLKVTSEGESMSQMVKHLQENHEEVYAEVQEALNNQRKENASELPELHPPTQSTYPVWEYFGFQKDAEGCVVFDGFPVCKICRQRVESKDGDTTSMFYHLKSNHRNLYLQIKPVVEKRVYKAFELCPPNSRQLDHRLWDHFGYPKNAEGKVEEDGAPVCKICLQKLTVSSRGTKLTTSMLRHLRRNHQAVYEEVQEEIGAWRPECNNEPLELHPPTQNVTSSVWEHFGYLKDAEGTVVCDGFPICKICHQKVPSKGGNTTNMFKHLKDSHRSVYSEIGSAVTNEVFEDVQSAADLHLPPSPCDPALWEHFGYRKSADGVVEEDGAPFCKLCLRKLVSRGETTRNMKQHLKENHNTVYTEPEQEVLSCFVLELDTATADLHPPTRKVKSAVWKFFGYPRDSGGLVLSDGFPICKLCQKKVSAKGGNTTNMFTHLRDYHRATYNEIKSGFDPLRTENEQESVELHLPTTDALSPVWKYFGYPKNADGSLVSDGFPLCRLCRLKVVAKGGSTTNMLVHLRAYHLEVYEEPVLTKKSIYKPIDLYPPSGQDDIKLWDHFGYQKGADGELKDDGAPICKICLRKMIKPPAGGTPTTNMLRHLRKKHQSVYSEVQEAITTLRTAWGIEPPELHPPTQNVTSAVWQYFGYLKDAGGSVVCDDFPICKLCQQKVASKRRCTTNMFKHLKDYHRSVYDEVRSAVTSETFEETFQSADLHPPSGPHNPKLWEYFGYRKTPDGNPDEDGAPICKLCLRKLISKGETTTNMMQHLKENHNTVYTEVQREVNPFTIGGATKLPELYPPEHRVRSGVWKHFGYLKDTEGPAECAGFPICKICLSKVSNKGKVTANMTAHLKDHHRSIYDDLKIPDRKSKTVSAENRPELFPPSKQPLSPVWEHFGLPKNEDGVVEEDGNPICRICCKKVSSQDGRKMIRHLHFCHFSVYEKLKNTIKASKLGVDAVGQPTELHPPSQSVRSSVWEHFGYLKNPDGTINVDGRPICKTCFQKVSSHGGNTTNMFKHLADKHGLSQ, encoded by the exons ATGAAGGCGACAGAGGAATCCGACGACACGGATGAAAATCCTGACCACGCCCCTCCCAAGAAATGCTCCAAATCCACGCTCGCGGACTTTCCCTCTGACCGGACGGCTCGCTCCAGGGTCTGGGAATACTTTGAGTACTTTATAAACCCGGAAGGCGAGCTGGAGGATTACGGATTCCCGACGTGTAAACTGTGCCAGCTGAAGGTGGCGTGTAAGAGAGGAAACACCTCCAACATGCTGAGACACTTGCAGGAGAACCACACCTTCGCCTACCAACAAGCCAAG agaggagaCGCCCTGTGGGTCAACGTGGACTCCTCAGACTCAGACATGAAGGTGGATTCGGAGGAGCAGGACCTGGTGTTCTCCTGGTATGATGAAGAGAAGCAAAGTGAAGAGGAGAACAACAGCGATGTGGACTACAGCGCTCAGTGGGTCCCAGCAGCTCCGAGGCGGAAGAGGCGTGTCAGGTCGGCTGTCTGGAGGTACTTCCATCACGACCAGGACAGAAGACCGAGCTGTAAGATCTGCGGCTGGAAACTCACTCCAGGATCTTCAGGCAGCACGAGCAACATGAGGCATCATCTACAGAGCCAGCATCAGATCACGTGTCCAATCAATAAG TTTGCCGATCTCGTTATAACGTTGCCTGAAGGTGTCGATCCGGTTAAACTGTACCCACCCACAACACCTCGCAAATCCGCCGTGTGGAAGCTGTTTGGCTTCGTCAGGAACAGCGAGGGCGTGTTGCAAGAGAACGGCTTCCCCATCTGCAGGCTGTGCCACCAGGTCGTCGCTTCTAAAGACGGAAACACGTCTAACATGTACAGCCACCTGCAGCACCATCACCAAGCCGTGTACGCTGAGCTGAAG TTGCAGCACACCATGGTTCCTGAAGGCGTGGAGCAGACACTGGACGTCCTAAACACCAGAGAGCTCCATCCTCCTGTAAAGCGCAGACACTCGCCCGTCTGGAAATATTTTGGATTTATGAGGAACTCTGAGGGCGATTTGAAGGAGGACGGATTCCCGCTGTGTAAAATGTGCCATCGGAGAGTGGCGGCTAAAGACGGAAACACATCCAACATGCTGAACCACCTGCGGCGCCACCACCAGGCCGAGTATGAAGAAGTGAAG CTGGAAAATGACACGCTGCCAAGGAGTCACTCAGAGGATGGAAATGACCTGCCTGAGCTGTTTCCCCCCAGCATTCTGCCCCTGTCCCCCGTCTGGGATTACTTCGGCTACCTGAAAAACGCAGACGGCTTGATCGAAGATAACGAACGGCCCAAGTGTAAAACCTGCCGCCAGTCCATCGTCTCCAAGCAGGGCATTTTATCCAACATGCTACGCCACCTGAAGTTCTACCACGACTCTTTATTCGAGGAGCTGAAGTCCAGAACCGGATGGAGAAAGTACAGACCTAATAAGAAGAAAAGCAGAGTCCTGCCCATTCAGGCCAACCCAGACGAGTTGTTCCCGCCCAAAATGACTCTGAAATCGGGCGTCTGGAAACATTTTGGGTATCTGAGGAACTCTAAGGGTGTGGTCGTCCCAGACGGGTTCCCCATCTGTAAACTGTGCCTGAGGAAGGTCAGCACGCCGAAGGGATGCACCACCAACATGATGGTCCATCTCCAGAGATACCACCCCAACGAATTCACAGAAATGAGG TTGAGCGGAGACAATAATGACGAGCAGAGCGGAGACCTGGACTCACAGTTGGAGCTTTGGCCTCCGGGGGACATCCTCGAGCCCGTGTGGGAGCATTTCGGATACCCGAAAGACACGGACGGATCGGTCCAGGTGGACGGGCAGCCGACGTGTAAACTCTGCCGCTTTAAAGTGTCCTGTCCGGGgcagagcaccaaattcctgtACAAGCATCTGTGGAAGAAACACAGCGCTGTGTACTTCGACATCAAG GTGGCCACCAGTTCCTTGAGGCAAGAAGATGGACAGGTGGCCCCGGCCCTTTTCCCACCAACGCACCGGGTGAAATCGGCCGTGTGGGAACATTTCGGCTACCCGAAAGACCCTGAGGGGATCGTGGTCTGTGACGGATTCCCTACTTGCAAACTCTGCTACCTGAACGTGTCGGCTAAAGGAGGAAACACCACCAATATGTTCAAACATCTCAAAGATCATCATAGGTCCATCTTTGATGCAATCAGG CCGTCTGGTCCTGAGGAACTTGTTCAAGACCACAGTTCTTCGAATCTCTACACTCCAGAAGGACAAAATTCCAATTTATGGGAATATTTCGGATACCTGAAAAATCCAGACGGCACACTGGAAGAAGACGGAGCTCCAGCTTGTAAGATTTGTGGGCTGAAGGTGACGTCGGAGGGAGAGTCTATGTCCCAAATGGTGAAACATCTTCAGGAGAATCATGAAGAAGTGTATGCTGAAGTACAG GAAGCTCTTAATAACCAGAGGAAGGAAAATGCTTCAGAGCTTCCAGAGCTTCATCCACCCACACAGAGCACCTATCCAGTGTGGGAATATTTCGGGTTCCAGAAAGATGCAGAAGGATGTGTGGTGTTTGACGGCTTTCCTGTCTGCAAAATATGTCGCCAAAGAGTTGAGTCTAAAGATGGAGACACCACGAGCATGTTCTACCACCTGAAGTCCAATCATCGGAACTTGTACCTGCAGATCAAG CCGGTGGTGGAGAAACGGGTCTACAAGGCGTTCGAGCTGTGTCCACCAAACAGCCGCCAGCTCGACCACAGACTATGGGATCACTTCGGATATCCTAAAAATGCAGAGGGCAAAGTCGAAGAAGACGGAGCTCCGGTGTGTAAAATCTGCCTTCAGAAGCTCACGGTATCCTCCAGAGGCACCAAACTCACCACCAGCATGCTGAGGCACCTCCGGAGAAACCACCAGGCTGTTTACGAGGAGGTTCAG GAGGAGATCGGAGCCTGGAGACCCGAGTGTAATAACGAACCCCTCGAGCTCCACCCGCCCACGCAGAACGTCACGTCCTCCGTATGGGAGCATTTCGGCTACCTGAAGGATGCAGAGGGGACGGTGGTGTGCGACGGCTTCCCAATCTGCAAAATCTGCCACCAGAAGGTGCCTTCTAAAGGCGGAAACACCACCAACATGTTCAAACACCTCAAAGACTCTCACCGGAGCGTCTACAGCGAAATCGGT tcCGCAGTGACTAACGAGGTGTTTGAAGACGTACAGTCGGCCGCAGACCTCCACCTGCCCCCCAGCCCGTGTGATCCCGCGCTCTGGGAACATTTCGGATACCGCAAAAGTGCAGACGGAGTGGTGGAAGAGGACGGAGCTCCGTTCTGCAAACTCTGCCTCAGGAAGCTAGTGTCCAGAGGAGAGACCACGAGAAACATGAAGCAGCATCTTAAAGAGAACCACAACACTGTGTACACCGAACCTGAG CAGGAAGTACTGAGCTGTTTTGTCTTGGAGCTGGACACAGCCACTGCGGACCTTCATCCTCCCACGCGGAAGGTGAAATCAGCTGTGTGGAAGTTTTTCGGTTACCCGAGAGATTCAGGAGGGTTGGTGCTGAGCGACGGCTTTCCTATCTGCAAACTCTGCCAAAAGAAAGTGTCTGCTAAAGGAGGGAACACCACCAACATGTTCACACACCTCCGAGACTATCACCGGGCGACGTATAATGAGATCAAG TCAGGGTTCGATCCGTTGAGGACGGAGAACGAGCAGGAATCGGTGGAGCTTCATCTTCCCACTACGGACGCCCTGTCCCCGGTTTGGAAATATTTCGGGTACCCGAAAAACGCAGACGGTTCTCTGGTGAGTGACGGCTTTCCTCTGTGCAGACTGTGCCGGCTGAAAGTGGTGGCTAAAGGAGGAAGCACCACAAACATGCTTGTTCACCTGAGGGCCTATCACCTGGAGGTGTACGAGGAG ccGGTCCTCACGAAAAAGTCCATCTACAAACCCATCGATCTCTATCCCCCGAGCGGCCAAGACGACATCAAGCTATGGGATCACTTTGGGTATCAGAAAGGTGCCGACGGAGAGCTGAAGGACGACGGAGCTCCAATCTGTAAAATCTGCCTTCGCAAAATGATCAAACCCCCAGCGGGTGGGACGCCAACCACCAACATGCTGAGGCACCTCCGGAAAAAACACCAGTCTGTGTATAGCGAAGTGCAG GAAGCGATCACTACACTCAGAACAGCGTGGGGTATCGAACCCCCGGAGCTCCACCCACCGACTCAGAACGTCACGTCTGCAGTGTGGCAGTATTTCGGCTACCTGAAAGACGCAGGCGGCTCGGTCGTGTGTGACGACTTCCCCATCTGCAAACTGTGTCAACAGAAGGTGGCTTCCAAACGACGCTGCACCACCAACATGTTCAAGCATCTGAAGGATTACCACCGGAGCGTGTACGACGAGGTCCGG AGCGCGGTGACGAGCGAGACGTTTGAGGAGACCTTCCAGTCGGCTGACCTCCATCCTCCCAGTGGTCCTCACAACCCCAAACTGTGGGAGTATTTCGGGTATCGTAAAACTCCAGACGGGAACCCGGACGAAGACGGAGCGCCGATCTGTAAACTCTGCCTCCGGAAGCTGATCTCGAAAGGAGAAACCACGACGAATATGATGCAGCACCTTAAAGAGAACCACAACACGGTCTACACTGAAGTACAG AGGGAAGTGAACCCGTTCACCATCGGAGGAGCCACCAAGCTCCCCGAACTCTATCCTCCTGAACACAGAGTGAGGTCCGGAGTCTGGAAGCACTTCGGATACCTGAAGGACACAGAGGGTCCGGCTGAGTGCGCAGGATTCCCCATCTGCAAGATCTGTCTCTCCAAAGTGTCCAATAAGGGGAAGGTCACGGCCAACATGACCGCACATCTTAAAGATCATCACAGGAGCATCTACGACGACCTGAAG attcCAGACAGAAAGTCCAAAACCGTTTCAGCTGAAAATCGCCCAGAACTTTTCCCACCATCCAAACAGCCCCTGTCTCCAGTCTGGGAACATTTCGGACTTCCTAAAAATGAGGACGGAGTCGTAGAAGAGGACGGAAACCCGATCTGCCGAATCTGCTGCAAAAAAGTCTCGAGCCAAGACGGGAGGAAGATGATCCGACATCTGCATTTCTGCCATTTCTCTGTATACGAGAAGTTAAAG AACACGATTAAAGCGTCAAAGTTGGGCGTGGACGCAGTAGGCCAACCCACCGAACTCCACCCTCCGTCCCAGAGCGTCCGCTCCTCCGTCTGGGAACATTTCGGATACCTCAAGAACCCGGACGGAACCATTAACGTGGACGGACGTCCGATCTGCAAGACGTGCTTCCAAAAGGTGTCCAGCCACGGAGGAAACACCACCAACATGTTCAAGCACCTGGCGGACAAACACGGGCTCAGTCAGTAA
- the LOC124398726 gene encoding uncharacterized protein LOC124398726 isoform X1: MKATEESDDTDENPDHAPPKKCSKSTLADFPSDRTARSRVWEYFEYFINPEGELEDYGFPTCKLCQLKVACKRGNTSNMLRHLQENHTFAYQQAKRGDALWVNVDSSDSDMKVDSEEQDLVFSWYDEEKQSEEENNSDVDYSAQWVPAAPRRKRRVRSAVWRYFHHDQDRRPSCKICGWKLTPGSSGSTSNMRHHLQSQHQITCPINKFADLVITLPEGVDPVKLYPPTTPRKSAVWKLFGFVRNSEGVLQENGFPICRLCHQVVASKDGNTSNMYSHLQHHHQAVYAELKLQHTMVPEGVEQTLDVLNTRELHPPVKRRHSPVWKYFGFMRNSEGDLKEDGFPLCKMCHRRVAAKDGNTSNMLNHLRRHHQAEYEEVKLENDTLPRSHSEDGNDLPELFPPSILPLSPVWDYFGYLKNADGLIEDNERPKCKTCRQSIVSKQGILSNMLRHLKFYHDSLFEELKSRTGWRKYRPNKKKSRVLPIQANPDELFPPKMTLKSGVWKHFGYLRNSKGVVVPDGFPICKLCLRKVSTPKGCTTNMMVHLQRYHPNEFTEMRLSGDNNDEQSGDLDSQLELWPPGDILEPVWEHFGYPKDTDGSVQVDGQPTCKLCRFKVSCPGQSTKFLYKHLWKKHSAVYFDIKVATSSLRQEDGQVAPALFPPTHRVKSAVWEHFGYPKDPEGIVVCDGFPTCKLCYLNVSAKGGNTTNMFKHLKDHHRSIFDAIRPSGPEELVQDHSSSNLYTPEGQNSNLWEYFGYLKNPDGTLEEDGAPACKICGLKVTSEGESMSQMVKHLQENHEEVYAEVQEALNNQRKENASELPELHPPTQSTYPVWEYFGFQKDAEGCVVFDGFPVCKICRQRVESKDGDTTSMFYHLKSNHRNLYLQIKPVVEKRVYKAFELCPPNSRQLDHRLWDHFGYPKNAEGKVEEDGAPVCKICLQKLTVSSRGTKLTTSMLRHLRRNHQAVYEEVQEEIGAWRPECNNEPLELHPPTQNVTSSVWEHFGYLKDAEGTVVCDGFPICKICHQKVPSKGGNTTNMFKHLKDSHRSVYSEIGSAVTNEVFEDVQSAADLHLPPSPCDPALWEHFGYRKSADGVVEEDGAPFCKLCLRKLVSRGETTRNMKQHLKENHNTVYTEPEQEVLSCFVLELDTATADLHPPTRKVKSAVWKFFGYPRDSGGLVLSDGFPICKLCQKKVSAKGGNTTNMFTHLRDYHRATYNEIKSGFDPLRTENEQESVELHLPTTDALSPVWKYFGYPKNADGSLVSDGFPLCRLCRLKVVAKGGSTTNMLVHLRAYHLEVYEEVKPVLTKKSIYKPIDLYPPSGQDDIKLWDHFGYQKGADGELKDDGAPICKICLRKMIKPPAGGTPTTNMLRHLRKKHQSVYSEVQEAITTLRTAWGIEPPELHPPTQNVTSAVWQYFGYLKDAGGSVVCDDFPICKLCQQKVASKRRCTTNMFKHLKDYHRSVYDEVRSAVTSETFEETFQSADLHPPSGPHNPKLWEYFGYRKTPDGNPDEDGAPICKLCLRKLISKGETTTNMMQHLKENHNTVYTEVQREVNPFTIGGATKLPELYPPEHRVRSGVWKHFGYLKDTEGPAECAGFPICKICLSKVSNKGKVTANMTAHLKDHHRSIYDDLKIPDRKSKTVSAENRPELFPPSKQPLSPVWEHFGLPKNEDGVVEEDGNPICRICCKKVSSQDGRKMIRHLHFCHFSVYEKLKNTIKASKLGVDAVGQPTELHPPSQSVRSSVWEHFGYLKNPDGTINVDGRPICKTCFQKVSSHGGNTTNMFKHLADKHGLSQ, encoded by the exons ATGAAGGCGACAGAGGAATCCGACGACACGGATGAAAATCCTGACCACGCCCCTCCCAAGAAATGCTCCAAATCCACGCTCGCGGACTTTCCCTCTGACCGGACGGCTCGCTCCAGGGTCTGGGAATACTTTGAGTACTTTATAAACCCGGAAGGCGAGCTGGAGGATTACGGATTCCCGACGTGTAAACTGTGCCAGCTGAAGGTGGCGTGTAAGAGAGGAAACACCTCCAACATGCTGAGACACTTGCAGGAGAACCACACCTTCGCCTACCAACAAGCCAAG agaggagaCGCCCTGTGGGTCAACGTGGACTCCTCAGACTCAGACATGAAGGTGGATTCGGAGGAGCAGGACCTGGTGTTCTCCTGGTATGATGAAGAGAAGCAAAGTGAAGAGGAGAACAACAGCGATGTGGACTACAGCGCTCAGTGGGTCCCAGCAGCTCCGAGGCGGAAGAGGCGTGTCAGGTCGGCTGTCTGGAGGTACTTCCATCACGACCAGGACAGAAGACCGAGCTGTAAGATCTGCGGCTGGAAACTCACTCCAGGATCTTCAGGCAGCACGAGCAACATGAGGCATCATCTACAGAGCCAGCATCAGATCACGTGTCCAATCAATAAG TTTGCCGATCTCGTTATAACGTTGCCTGAAGGTGTCGATCCGGTTAAACTGTACCCACCCACAACACCTCGCAAATCCGCCGTGTGGAAGCTGTTTGGCTTCGTCAGGAACAGCGAGGGCGTGTTGCAAGAGAACGGCTTCCCCATCTGCAGGCTGTGCCACCAGGTCGTCGCTTCTAAAGACGGAAACACGTCTAACATGTACAGCCACCTGCAGCACCATCACCAAGCCGTGTACGCTGAGCTGAAG TTGCAGCACACCATGGTTCCTGAAGGCGTGGAGCAGACACTGGACGTCCTAAACACCAGAGAGCTCCATCCTCCTGTAAAGCGCAGACACTCGCCCGTCTGGAAATATTTTGGATTTATGAGGAACTCTGAGGGCGATTTGAAGGAGGACGGATTCCCGCTGTGTAAAATGTGCCATCGGAGAGTGGCGGCTAAAGACGGAAACACATCCAACATGCTGAACCACCTGCGGCGCCACCACCAGGCCGAGTATGAAGAAGTGAAG CTGGAAAATGACACGCTGCCAAGGAGTCACTCAGAGGATGGAAATGACCTGCCTGAGCTGTTTCCCCCCAGCATTCTGCCCCTGTCCCCCGTCTGGGATTACTTCGGCTACCTGAAAAACGCAGACGGCTTGATCGAAGATAACGAACGGCCCAAGTGTAAAACCTGCCGCCAGTCCATCGTCTCCAAGCAGGGCATTTTATCCAACATGCTACGCCACCTGAAGTTCTACCACGACTCTTTATTCGAGGAGCTGAAGTCCAGAACCGGATGGAGAAAGTACAGACCTAATAAGAAGAAAAGCAGAGTCCTGCCCATTCAGGCCAACCCAGACGAGTTGTTCCCGCCCAAAATGACTCTGAAATCGGGCGTCTGGAAACATTTTGGGTATCTGAGGAACTCTAAGGGTGTGGTCGTCCCAGACGGGTTCCCCATCTGTAAACTGTGCCTGAGGAAGGTCAGCACGCCGAAGGGATGCACCACCAACATGATGGTCCATCTCCAGAGATACCACCCCAACGAATTCACAGAAATGAGG TTGAGCGGAGACAATAATGACGAGCAGAGCGGAGACCTGGACTCACAGTTGGAGCTTTGGCCTCCGGGGGACATCCTCGAGCCCGTGTGGGAGCATTTCGGATACCCGAAAGACACGGACGGATCGGTCCAGGTGGACGGGCAGCCGACGTGTAAACTCTGCCGCTTTAAAGTGTCCTGTCCGGGgcagagcaccaaattcctgtACAAGCATCTGTGGAAGAAACACAGCGCTGTGTACTTCGACATCAAG GTGGCCACCAGTTCCTTGAGGCAAGAAGATGGACAGGTGGCCCCGGCCCTTTTCCCACCAACGCACCGGGTGAAATCGGCCGTGTGGGAACATTTCGGCTACCCGAAAGACCCTGAGGGGATCGTGGTCTGTGACGGATTCCCTACTTGCAAACTCTGCTACCTGAACGTGTCGGCTAAAGGAGGAAACACCACCAATATGTTCAAACATCTCAAAGATCATCATAGGTCCATCTTTGATGCAATCAGG CCGTCTGGTCCTGAGGAACTTGTTCAAGACCACAGTTCTTCGAATCTCTACACTCCAGAAGGACAAAATTCCAATTTATGGGAATATTTCGGATACCTGAAAAATCCAGACGGCACACTGGAAGAAGACGGAGCTCCAGCTTGTAAGATTTGTGGGCTGAAGGTGACGTCGGAGGGAGAGTCTATGTCCCAAATGGTGAAACATCTTCAGGAGAATCATGAAGAAGTGTATGCTGAAGTACAG GAAGCTCTTAATAACCAGAGGAAGGAAAATGCTTCAGAGCTTCCAGAGCTTCATCCACCCACACAGAGCACCTATCCAGTGTGGGAATATTTCGGGTTCCAGAAAGATGCAGAAGGATGTGTGGTGTTTGACGGCTTTCCTGTCTGCAAAATATGTCGCCAAAGAGTTGAGTCTAAAGATGGAGACACCACGAGCATGTTCTACCACCTGAAGTCCAATCATCGGAACTTGTACCTGCAGATCAAG CCGGTGGTGGAGAAACGGGTCTACAAGGCGTTCGAGCTGTGTCCACCAAACAGCCGCCAGCTCGACCACAGACTATGGGATCACTTCGGATATCCTAAAAATGCAGAGGGCAAAGTCGAAGAAGACGGAGCTCCGGTGTGTAAAATCTGCCTTCAGAAGCTCACGGTATCCTCCAGAGGCACCAAACTCACCACCAGCATGCTGAGGCACCTCCGGAGAAACCACCAGGCTGTTTACGAGGAGGTTCAG GAGGAGATCGGAGCCTGGAGACCCGAGTGTAATAACGAACCCCTCGAGCTCCACCCGCCCACGCAGAACGTCACGTCCTCCGTATGGGAGCATTTCGGCTACCTGAAGGATGCAGAGGGGACGGTGGTGTGCGACGGCTTCCCAATCTGCAAAATCTGCCACCAGAAGGTGCCTTCTAAAGGCGGAAACACCACCAACATGTTCAAACACCTCAAAGACTCTCACCGGAGCGTCTACAGCGAAATCGGT tcCGCAGTGACTAACGAGGTGTTTGAAGACGTACAGTCGGCCGCAGACCTCCACCTGCCCCCCAGCCCGTGTGATCCCGCGCTCTGGGAACATTTCGGATACCGCAAAAGTGCAGACGGAGTGGTGGAAGAGGACGGAGCTCCGTTCTGCAAACTCTGCCTCAGGAAGCTAGTGTCCAGAGGAGAGACCACGAGAAACATGAAGCAGCATCTTAAAGAGAACCACAACACTGTGTACACCGAACCTGAG CAGGAAGTACTGAGCTGTTTTGTCTTGGAGCTGGACACAGCCACTGCGGACCTTCATCCTCCCACGCGGAAGGTGAAATCAGCTGTGTGGAAGTTTTTCGGTTACCCGAGAGATTCAGGAGGGTTGGTGCTGAGCGACGGCTTTCCTATCTGCAAACTCTGCCAAAAGAAAGTGTCTGCTAAAGGAGGGAACACCACCAACATGTTCACACACCTCCGAGACTATCACCGGGCGACGTATAATGAGATCAAG TCAGGGTTCGATCCGTTGAGGACGGAGAACGAGCAGGAATCGGTGGAGCTTCATCTTCCCACTACGGACGCCCTGTCCCCGGTTTGGAAATATTTCGGGTACCCGAAAAACGCAGACGGTTCTCTGGTGAGTGACGGCTTTCCTCTGTGCAGACTGTGCCGGCTGAAAGTGGTGGCTAAAGGAGGAAGCACCACAAACATGCTTGTTCACCTGAGGGCCTATCACCTGGAGGTGTACGAGGAGGTCAAA ccGGTCCTCACGAAAAAGTCCATCTACAAACCCATCGATCTCTATCCCCCGAGCGGCCAAGACGACATCAAGCTATGGGATCACTTTGGGTATCAGAAAGGTGCCGACGGAGAGCTGAAGGACGACGGAGCTCCAATCTGTAAAATCTGCCTTCGCAAAATGATCAAACCCCCAGCGGGTGGGACGCCAACCACCAACATGCTGAGGCACCTCCGGAAAAAACACCAGTCTGTGTATAGCGAAGTGCAG GAAGCGATCACTACACTCAGAACAGCGTGGGGTATCGAACCCCCGGAGCTCCACCCACCGACTCAGAACGTCACGTCTGCAGTGTGGCAGTATTTCGGCTACCTGAAAGACGCAGGCGGCTCGGTCGTGTGTGACGACTTCCCCATCTGCAAACTGTGTCAACAGAAGGTGGCTTCCAAACGACGCTGCACCACCAACATGTTCAAGCATCTGAAGGATTACCACCGGAGCGTGTACGACGAGGTCCGG AGCGCGGTGACGAGCGAGACGTTTGAGGAGACCTTCCAGTCGGCTGACCTCCATCCTCCCAGTGGTCCTCACAACCCCAAACTGTGGGAGTATTTCGGGTATCGTAAAACTCCAGACGGGAACCCGGACGAAGACGGAGCGCCGATCTGTAAACTCTGCCTCCGGAAGCTGATCTCGAAAGGAGAAACCACGACGAATATGATGCAGCACCTTAAAGAGAACCACAACACGGTCTACACTGAAGTACAG AGGGAAGTGAACCCGTTCACCATCGGAGGAGCCACCAAGCTCCCCGAACTCTATCCTCCTGAACACAGAGTGAGGTCCGGAGTCTGGAAGCACTTCGGATACCTGAAGGACACAGAGGGTCCGGCTGAGTGCGCAGGATTCCCCATCTGCAAGATCTGTCTCTCCAAAGTGTCCAATAAGGGGAAGGTCACGGCCAACATGACCGCACATCTTAAAGATCATCACAGGAGCATCTACGACGACCTGAAG attcCAGACAGAAAGTCCAAAACCGTTTCAGCTGAAAATCGCCCAGAACTTTTCCCACCATCCAAACAGCCCCTGTCTCCAGTCTGGGAACATTTCGGACTTCCTAAAAATGAGGACGGAGTCGTAGAAGAGGACGGAAACCCGATCTGCCGAATCTGCTGCAAAAAAGTCTCGAGCCAAGACGGGAGGAAGATGATCCGACATCTGCATTTCTGCCATTTCTCTGTATACGAGAAGTTAAAG AACACGATTAAAGCGTCAAAGTTGGGCGTGGACGCAGTAGGCCAACCCACCGAACTCCACCCTCCGTCCCAGAGCGTCCGCTCCTCCGTCTGGGAACATTTCGGATACCTCAAGAACCCGGACGGAACCATTAACGTGGACGGACGTCCGATCTGCAAGACGTGCTTCCAAAAGGTGTCCAGCCACGGAGGAAACACCACCAACATGTTCAAGCACCTGGCGGACAAACACGGGCTCAGTCAGTAA